In the Clostridium gelidum genome, TTCTATTGTAGACCCTAAAAATCCACTTACGCCTAATCCATAAACATGACCTATTTCTCTTTTATTCATATTTGTTAATCTTTCAAATGGAGTGTATCGTCCAATTGATATTACCTCATCTAAGTCTGATAACTTTATTTCTAAGTCATCTACACGCTCTTTACTACAATGTAACCCATATCCATATGTATCAGTTAATATATTTACAGCTTTTCTGCCTTCAAATGTATAATTACTAATTTTTTGTGCAACACCATCTTCTAATCTGACATTCAATTTTCTAGCAGCATCTTCTACTATAGATACTACATCAACTGAAGAAAGTGGTTCAAAATAAACTTCTGTACATCTTGATCTTAAAGCTGGATTGATTTCACTTGGACTTTTAGTTGTAGCTCCAATTAAAACAAAATCTGCTGGTGCTCCATTATCAAAAAGATATTTAATATATTTAGGAGTCATCTCATCATCAGGATCATAATATGATGACGAAAATTCAACTCTCTTATCTTCTAAAACCTTTAACAGTTTGTTTTGAAGCATAGAATCTAATTCCCCGATCTCATCTATAAACAATATTCCTCCATGAGCTTGTGTAACTAATCCTGGTTTTGGCTCTGGTATACCAACTTCTGCCAAATCCCTTTTGCTTCCTTGATATATAGGATCATGTACTGAACCTAATAGTGGATTTGTTATTTCTCTAGGATCCCATCTTAATGTAGTTCCATCAACCTCAACGAATTTAGATTTGTCATCAAATGGAGTATATGAAAGCTTTTTCACTTCATCTAATGCAATTCTAGCTGCTGTAGTCTTTCCAACTCCAGGTGGTCCATATAGTATTATATGTTGTGGATATGGTGATGAGAGCTTTGATATTAATGATTTGATAGCCCTCTCTTGGCCAACTACTTGACTAAAATTCGTAGGCCTTAGAAAACTCATAATATTCTTACTTGTAACCCTGCTATCTAATTCTATTAAATTATTTAATTTGCTAACAGTTTTCTTATTTTCAGTACCTTTTTGCTTGTTTATAACTGAAAGCCTAACTTCATCTATGTACTTCTCTTGTTTCTCCATAATAGATTGTTCAACTTGAGATTCAATCTTACTTTGAACATACCTCTTAGCTAACTCATCTGAAATCAATCTTACAGTTTTATTTATAGCTTTTTGCAATTCATCTTTTTTAGGTGTAATCTTTAAATCCTTACCTTCAGCTAAGATTGTATTTAATGCAAAAACTTTCTCACAAGGATCTAATGACTGTATAAATTTATCTAATTTAAACCTAACTGTTCTAGCTTTAAATGCACCTTTATCAAGAATATTTTTAGTTATAGAAAATAATGCTTCTATTTGTGATTCTAAAGATAAAGTTCCCGAAAGAATATCTTGTAATAAGTCTACGTTGTCATATGAATTCAAAATTAATCCTCCTTATGCTTGTGGAACAATAATAACCTTCATTTTAGTACTAACTTCTGGATATATTTTAACCTCTATATCATATCCACCTGCTAATTTTATTGTATCCATAATAATTTTCTTTTTATCTATTTCAATTTTATATTGTGCTTTAATTAATTCAGCTACATCTTTACTAGTAATAGCACCAAATAATTTTCCACTTTCTCCTGCCTTAGCTTTTATTGTTATTTCTTTTCCCTTTAACTCTCCAGCTAATTTTTGTGCCGCTTCAAGCTGCGCTAATTTTTCTTTTCTTTCATTTTCTCTTTTATTATTTAAAATATGCATATTTGAATCACTAGCTTCTTGTGCTAATTTCCTCGGAAATAAAAAATTTCTTGCATATCCATCTGATGCTTCAATAACATCACCCTTTTTACCTACTTTTTTAATTTCTTGTAATAAAATAACTTTCATATCTATTCACCTATCCTTAAATAATTTTTCATTGCTTCTTTTAATTCACAAATAACTTCTTCAATTGTCTTATTTAATATCATACCCCCAGCAATATTCATATGTCCTCCACCACCTAGTGCTTCTAAGACAACTTGAACATTAATATCGCCAACGGATCTTCCACTAATATATATAGCATTATTTATTTCTCCTAAAACAAAACTTACAGAAATTCCTGATATGTTTAATAACTCATCAGCAGCTTTTGCTATAATTACAGTATCTATGTTTTTAGGCGTTATTGCAATAGCCGTATTATCATTTACTTGTGCTGATTTTATTGTTTCTGCAATAAGTAAATAATCTTCTAAATCATCAGTAAACATTTTTTTCACTTCAATTGGATCTGCACCTAGAGATTTTAAGAATGATGCAGCATCAAACGTTCTAACCCCTGTCTTAAAAGAAAAGCCTTTAGTATCCATAAAAATACCTGCAAGTAAGCCTTCTGCTTCTGTTCTTGTTAAATTAGGCTTATCAACCATATACTGAATAATTTCTGTAACCATTTCAGATGTAGATGATGCATATACTTCTATATAATTTAATATATCATGTTGTATCATATCAGGACTTCTTCTGTGATGATCTATTATAACCTTTCTTGCTGCCTTCTCCACTAATGGCAAGTCAGCAACATAGCTATTATTATGAACATCCACAATAATAACTAATGTTCTACTATCTAACTCATACTTTGCATCTTCTACAGATATAAATAAATCATCATATTTGGATTCTTTATTTAATTTATTTAAGTAATAGTTAATGGCATTAGTATCATTATCTAATACAATATTACAAGTCTTTCCCAGTTGTTTAACAACACTCGCTAATCCAACTGATGAACCGAAACAATCCATATCAGGATTTTTATGTCCTATAATATATACTTTACTACTTTCATAAATTAATTCACCTAAAGCTCTAGCAATAACTCTTGCCTTTACTTTAGTTCTTTTTTCTATTTCTTTAGTATTACCACCAAAGAATTTTATATCAGTATTAGTTTTGACCACAACTTGATCTCCACCTCTACCTAATGCTAATTCTTTTGCTAGATTAGCATTATTGTAATTTTCTAAAGGAGACATTCCACCTTTTCCTACCCCTATACTTAATGTAACTTCAATGGAATTACCTTTATCAATTTTCGAAATTATTTCTATTATATTAAACTTTTGTTTTATTTCATCTTCAATATATTTGTCTTGAATAGATAGCACATATTTATTGGTATCATATTTTTTAATCATTGCTTTCAAATTATTAGCATATGAATTTATCGTTCTTTCTATTTCAGCAACCAAAAGAGGCCTATTATTTTCATCAGTTTTATCTAATGCATCAGTAAAATTATCTACTTCAATTAACATTACACTTTCTTGAGTAGTTTCATAATCTATAAGTTTTGTTATATCATTAAAAGACAATAGGTATAAATACTTTTCACTTTTTGTTTTAATTAAAGTAGCATATACATCATATAATTTACTATTAATATTTAGTCTTTGATGTAAATTATCTTCATATTTTAGTACATTATCTAAATTTAGTCCTCTAGTTATACTTAAAATATTTTTTTCTGAATCATCTTCATTCAATTTCAATGTATTAAATAAATCATTGTACCATACTAATTCCCCATCTTCTTTTATCAAAGCCAATGGATAAATATATTTTAATGCATTGTCTGATATTCCATTATCTATGATTCTTATAAGTTCATTGTCATCATTTTGTTTTTTTAAATAATAATTCATCTCATTAAAATTATCTATCAAATATATTATAGTGATAATTATACCTATTCCTGTATAGTTATATAAGAATAGTATTATTAAAATTGTAATTAATAATCCAGGCTTAAACAAACGTTTAAGCATAGTTATCCAATTCATAAAAAGCCTCCTAAGATATATTTAATCTCTTCTATCGTTAATGTAACGTTTTAATTTACTTAAACTCTTACCTTCTTTTTCAACTTGATCTTCAGCTCTTATACCCAAATCCAATTTTGATTTCATAACATGATCTATATCTAAAAATGAATATCCTAGTTTTTCTCCTAAGATATATAATATGATTATAGCACCTGATATGCAATTTAAGATAGAATCCTGTGCTACATTATTGCCTTTTGTTAAAAGCTTAAAAAACTCTCCTATTATACATAAAAGTTGTGCTTTTAAATCTTCTATAATTTTAATGTTAGTCATTATATTAAAATTGTCTTTTCTCATAGTCATATCACCTCTCTCAAAACCCTTGTATTCTTATTTTAATTTTTTTTCATAAGTATTGCAAGAATTTATATAATTTATTACTATATTTTACCATATTTTTCGAGAGATGTGATTAATATTTATATTTTTTTATATTAAAAAACCCCTGATTTCTCAGGGGAATAATAATTATTACCTTTATTCAGTTGTAAATGGTAATAATGCTATGTTTCTTGCTCTCTTAATTGAAGATGTTAATTCTCTTTGATGCTTAGCACAAGTTCCAGAAATTCTTCTTGGAAGAATCTTTCCTCTTTCTGTAACATATTTTCTAAGCTTATTTATATCTTTATAGTCGATAAACTCAGACTTATCTGAACAAAAAGCACAAACTTTCTTTCTAGTTCTTCTCATTCTGCCGCCTGGTCTTCTACTATTGTTACCTTCTTCTCTCATTGCATTCCCTCCTTACCTTAATTTTAGAAAGGCATATCTCCATCATCTACAGGAGTTATATCCTCTTCAAAGTTTCCACCACCAAATGTGTCATTTGCCGGTGCTGAATATTCATTGCTATTACTAAAACTATTTCCTGATGAATTGTTGCTTCCTTTACTTCCTAGAAATTCAACTCCACCAAATTGATCTGCTACAACTTCAGTAACATATCTCTTAGTTCCGTCCTTAGCATCATAATTTCTGGTTTGGATTCTACCGCTGATAGCCACTTGGCCACCTTTACTCATGTAATTAGCAGTACTCTCAGCTTGCTTACCCCATACTACTACAGGAACAAAATCTGCTTCCTTTTGACCAGTTTTTGTGTTATATTTATCAATTGCTAATGTTAAGGTTGTTACTGCTGCTCCACTTCCTGGAGTAAATCTTAGTTCTGGATCCTTTGTTAATCTTCCAATTAGAACTACTTTATTCATTTACAACACCACCTTATACTTGTTCAATTACAATGATATGTCTAATAACACCATCTGTTATTCTGAATACTCTATCTAACTCTTTTGGTAATTCAGGGCCAGCAGTAAAGCTAAATAAAGTATAAAAACCTTCACCAACTTTTTTAATTTCATAAGCAAGTTTTCTCTTACCCCAGAAATCAACATTATCTACTGTTCCTCCACCATTTTCTATAACACCCTTAAATTTTTCGATGTTAGCTTTAACAGTTTCTTCATCAAATAATGGGCTTAATATAAATATAGTTTCGTACTTTCTCATTAATTTCACCTCCTCCCCTCGGACTAACGGCCATGCTTTGCACAGCAGGGATTTCAATTTATGATTATATCATTTAATAAAAATAAAATCAAGTTATTTATTTAAACTTCCCCATTAACCACTATTTTTTTCGCTTCTTTTTTAAACTTTCCTCTAGGTATCATTACGATTCTTCCGCAGCCAGTACATTTTATTTTTATATCTGCACCAACTCTTATTATCTCAAATTGACTTGAACCACATGGATGTTGTTTTTTCATTTCTACTATATCTCCAAGATTAAAAACTTCTATCATTTCTTATCATCCTTTCCTATACTTTCATTAGATAATTGAGTCTTAGGATAAGGCATTTCTATTTTGTTTTTATCTAATGTTAATTTTATCTCTTTTCTAAGTTCATTTTCCATCTTCCATTGACTAAGTGGTTTCGCTTTACCTACTACCCTTATTGTAACACTTGATGTTCCTAATGCTGTAACTCCAGAAACTTCTATGGGCACACTTATATATTCTTCATTTTTGCTTTTAAAATCATTACAAGTAATTTCAATAATACTAATTACTTTTTCTATATTTTCTTCATAAGAAATATTTACATCTACTGCAAATCTAATGTCATTTCTAGAATGATTAGTAACTCCAATTATAGAACCATTAGGAATAAAATTAATATCCCCAGTAAAATCAATAATTACAGTAGTTCTAATACCTATGCTTTTAACAATTCCATTGAAATTTCCTAAAGTTACGTGATCTCCAACTCCAAATTGATTTTCAAATAAAATGAAAAATCCATTAATCAAATCTTTTATTAAGCTTTGTGCACCAAGTCCAACTGCAATTCCACCTATGCTTGCAAATGTAAATGTGAATGTAGATGATATTTCTCCAAATAAAATTGATACTATTATTGCTATTCCCATAAAATATACGGAATAATTCAAAACACTTTTTAATACTTCCCCAAGTGTTTTTGCTCTTTGAGAGTCTAAGGAAAGCATTGCACTACTCGCAACTTGTCTTTCAACAAATTTTTTTATTAGATGCTTTCCCATTTTTATAGCAAAATACATTGCTATCATTACAAAAATTATTTGTATTATCTTACTTATAATTGTATCTGAATTAAAGTACATATTAACAAAACTTTCCATATTCAAATTTCTATCCTCCATTCATAATTTTATGAAATAATTTTTATACACCTATCATTTTCTTTTTTATCTTTCAATTAAAATATATCCTGCATTATCTCTAAGATATATATTTTTATATTCTAATATATCATTATTTCTTATTAAATCTATATTTTCCTTTTCATCCATCCTCACACATATCCCACAACTCATAGTTATAGTTGTGGGTGTTGGCATTATTTTGAAGTCAAAATTTAATTCCTTCAATTTTTTTTCTGCTGCCATTGCGTCATATGTATTTTTGAATACTATTATATAATAATTCATGTTTGCATCGCCCCTTATATTCTTATGTTATAATCTATATTATATATATTTTTTTTATTTTATAAAGATAAGATTATTACTATAATAAAAACTTTTAAAATATAATGAAAAAAGAAATTTTTTATTTTATAATAATATACAAATGCATTTAAAGGAGAATACTATGTTTTCAGTATTTACTATATCTATACTTAAAGCTATATTTAAAGCTATATTTATAGGTTTTTCTACAGGTTTTTTAGCGTCTATTCCTTTAGGCCCTTCTGGTCTTGAATCTGTTAGCCGCTCACTAACAAAAGGATTTAGAGCAGGATTTAAAGTCTCACTCGGTGCTGTGTCTGCCGATATTGTATATATAATAATTATAAATCTAGGTCTTCTTACAATTTTTTCTAGAAATCCCAAATCTCGTAGTTTATTTTGGATTATATCTGGAATTGTTTTGCTTATATCTACTAAAATATCTTTAAGCTCTAAAAAATCAGCTTTAGAGTTAAATAAATATGCTGTTAAACCCGCTTCAAATGGATTTTTAACTGGATTCTTTATAACATTTTTAAATCCAACTACTCCATCATTATGGATTGCACTTAGCGGAACTGTATTTAATGTTTGGAGACATGAAGGCAAAATGTTTTTCATGATTTCAATTTTTTCAATGATAATTGGAAGTATAAGTTGGTTTTGTGCTCTCAATTTCTTAGTAAGTAGGGGATTAAAAAAATTAAACCCTAATTTTGCGGATAAGACAACAAAGTTCTTGGATTATTTCCTTCTTGCATTGGGTATAATATTTATTCTGTTAGGATTGTATAAATTTATTTTTTAGAGGTGAATACATGGAAGTTTATTTAGATAACTCATCAACGACTTTCCCTAAACCAAAACAAGTTATTGATAGTATGTATAATTATATGATCAATATAGGTGGTAATGCAGGGCGAGGAAATTATAGTAATTCGCTTCAAAGTAATCGCTATCTGTATGATGCAAGAGAAATTATTTGTGATTTCTTTGGCTATGATTCTCCTAGTAATGTGATTTTCACCAATAATGTTACCACTTCCTTAAACATTTTAATTAAAGGTATCTTAAAATCTGGTGATCACGTAATAACCTCTTCAATGGAACATAACTCTGTTATCAGACCACTTTTTTACTGCAGAGAACAACTTCAAATTGAATTTGACATAATAAAAGCAAATTCTTTTGGTTTCGTTGATATAAATGATTTAAAAAATAAAATTAATTCTAAAACAAAATTAGTTATAATGACTCAAGCATCTAATGTTACTGGTTCAATTCAAGACATAAAATCCATAGGAAAGATATGCAATGATCACAATATTTTTTTCATTGTTGATTCTGCTCAAGGCGCAGGCGTCTTAGATATTAATATGAAAGATGTAAAAGCTAATGCAATAGCTTTTACAGGGCATAAAAGCTTATTAGGGCCACAAGGCATTGGAGGCTTTATATTAGACTCTAAATTGAATTCCTCTTGTTCTACTGTACTACAAGGTGGTACAGGAAGTCTTTCCTCCTCTTTAAGGCAACCAGATTTCTTGCCTGACAAATTTGAATGTGGAACACATAATCTTCCTGGTATCGTTGGACTTGCTGAAGGAATTAAGTACATAAATTCTATAGGATTAAATACTATATATGATCATAATAAATATTTAATAAATTACTTATTAAATGGCTTATTAAATATTGATGGAATAAACGTGTATGGTGATTTATCAGGTAAGATGCTAACTACATGCATTTCCATAAATATTAACTCTTTAGATCCATCTGAATTTGGATATATCTTAGAATGTAATGGTATTAAAACTCGATCTGGATTACATTGTTCTCCTTTAGCTCATAAAACTATAGGTTCTTATCCAAGTGGCACTGTTCGATTAAGTATAAGTTATTTTACATCTAAAGAAGAACTTGATTATGCACTTATGGTTATAAACAAAATTGCTACTAATAGAAACTCTTAGCTAAAACAAATATTAAATTCAATTTATTATTCAAAATGTAATAATAATTAAAAACATAATAATTAGAAATATGAATAGAACCTGCTTTATTGGAAATAAATCTAATATAAGGAGGTTTATTTATGTGTGATAATTTTTCCATTGAAGCATCATCTGTTATTTCTTATATCAAAATTAAAGATTATCTATTAAAAGAATTAAACCCAATACTTGTTCAAAATAGACCAATTATATTTATTTGCATTGGTACTGATAGATCTACTGGAGACTCCCTTGGACCTTTAGTTGGATATAAGCTGAAACACTTAGCTAAAAATAACATTTATATTTATGGAACATTAGAATATCCAATACATGCAAAAAACATGATAGAGATATTAACTAAAATTAAATCTATTTTTGTAAATCCATATATAGTTGCCATTGATTCATGTTTAGGTTCGTTAACTAATATCGGCAAAGTATTTATACAAAAGAAACCTCTTTGCCCAGGTTTGGCATTAAACAAGGAACTTCCTTGTGTTGGGGAAATGAGTATAACTGGTATTGTTAATGTATCAGGAAGCTTTGAATTTTTAGTTTTACAAAATACTAGATTGAATACTGTAATGAATTTAGCTGATGCAATCTCTAAAGGAATATCTTATTTTATTCTAAAAAGTTTAGATAACCCCTGTTCAAATGCTACAAATATATTTAATATAAATCATTAAAACTTTATCAGATAGCTATGCTATAGCCCTAAACTTTTTACTTATTTACTTGCTTCTAATGGTTGCAAAAGTGCGTAGAGAACTAGACCTGGTTCTTATAGTATACATTGTAGGTAGCTTGTGCCAATTCTATAATTGTAAGCTCTTCTAAACTTGATATGTAGAACTTTTGTTTCGATTATGAAAAGGGGCTGTTGCAAAACTAACGTAGTTAGTTTTGTGGCAGCTCATTTTTTTATAAAAAAAATAAAAAATGTGAATTCAAAAGAATTCACATTTTTAGTATAATTAAATTATGTTAAAAACCAAATTATACAATTAAAATTATAATCAATTTAATGATAATTATCAACTTATATTACCATTAAATTTAGAAAACTTAATACCAGAAGATGATTCAGTCCGCTTGCTAAGCCATATATTGGAGGGATTAAATTATACAAAGTTGTATCAGGCGTACTCTTCCGTTGGAAGAAAACCGGCAGTGGAACCAAAAATCATGTTCAAAATAGTATCGTATGCTTATTCTCAAAATGTTTATTCTAGTAGAAAAATAGAGAAAGCATGCAAAAGAGATATAAATTTCAAGTGGCTACTTCAAGGCTATAAAGCACCTGATCATGCTACCATTAGTAGATTCCGTAAAGAATATCTTTCAAATGAAGTAATTGAAGATTTATTTTATCAACAAGTTAAATATCTAGCAGCTCAAAATGAAATATTATTTGAAAATGTATTTATTGATGGTACTAAAATCGAAGCGAATGCCAATCGTTATACTTTTGTTTGGAAGAAATCCATTTATAAAAATGAGACAAAAATGTTTGATAAGATTCTTACTCTTGCTGAAAATATCAATCTTGAAGAATCGAGAGACTTTATTGCTAAAAAAGAAACATTGATAGATGGTATTGGTAAAAGAAAAACTGCAATTCAGAAATGGATAGAGCAACTATTTGAATATAAAGAAAGACAAGAAAAATATAATTTCAGTAAAAACATATTATCAAAAAGAAATAGTTATTCTAAAACTGATACAGATGCAACTTTTATGCGTATGAAAGATGACCATATGAGAAATGGTCAATTGAAACCTGCATATAATGCACAAATCGCAGTTGAAAGTGAATACGTAACCGGGGTCGGAATATTTGATGATAGAAATGATATAGCAACATTAATACCTATGCTTAATAATATGCAAGAAAAAATTGGGTATAAATATCTTAATGTAATTGCAGATTCTGGTTACGAAAGTGAGGAGAACTATTTATTTTTAGAATCTAACAATCAAACTCCGTATATAAAACCACAAACTTATGAAAAGTGGAAAAAAAGAAGTTTTAAAAATGATATTAGTAAACGTGAAAACATGAAATATGATGCAGAATCAGATTTATATATTTGCCATAATGGTAGAAAGTTGATTCCGACCTCTATTATTAATAGAAAATCCGCCAGTGGATACAAATCAGAGGCTACTATCTATGAGTGTGAAAGTTGTGATAACTGTGCTCATAAATCGAAGTGCACGAAAGCAAAAGGAAATAGAAAGATGCAAGTTTCAAAAACTTTTGTGGAAAAGCGTGAAATATCTTATAGAAATATCACAACTGAATTTGGAACTAAATTAAGAATGAACAGATCTATTCAGGTCGAAGGAGCATTTGGAGTTCTAAAAAGTGATTATGAATTCAATAGATTTTTAACACGTGGAAAAAATAGTGTTAAAACTGAATTTATTTTGCTTTGTTTTGGCTACAACATTAACAAATTGCATTTAAAAATACAAAATGAAAGAACCCAAAATCATCTTCATGAATTAAAATCTACTGCCTAATTATGGAATGAAATAAGTAGGCTTATTTGAGTGCGCTTGAAATTCAGAAATCTCCCCAAAATTGATTTGATATTTCAATTTTGGGGAGATTTCTTTCTTTGAATCGAAAAGGAGCATCGCTCCTGATCGAAAATCAATCATTTTGCGACACTCCCTCTTTGATTTTTTATATGAAATTATTTAGATATTCTGTATAAATGCTTTATATTATATTTATTTATATGTTGTATTTAAGTTATTAATTTTTACATAGTTTTTAAATTCTCTTTTAATATTAATTTATTGAAAAAATCAAAATTGTTTCACGTGAAACAATCTTGATTTTCTAAAGTCATCATTTATTATTAATTGCAAAAAAATAGAGTGCCAAATAAAATGGCACTCTAAATAAAATTCAAAACTTTATTTATCTTCTTTGTTTGATGCTTCATTTAAAACATATAATTCTTCTTCTGAAAGATCGTATCTTGATATTCCTTTATCAATTGGTTTAGCATAAGTTGTACTTTCCTGTCTTCCATATATACCGGTTAAAATAATACCATCATTGTTATCATCTAGCATAGCTATAGAAAAACTCAAATCACTCCCTACATTTTCAAAAGCTTTATATCTCATAATCGCTACTTTTTGAATACAATCTTTTAATTTTACTTCTAATTTCTCACATTCTTTTAATGCCTTTTCAGAAACTTCTTTAGCTTCATCAATGCTATCTAGTCTTTCTAGTAGAATCTCCTCTAGATTCTTATTACTAGTTCCTCTCATGAGCCTTTTATATTTAATCTCAACTCTTCCTACTGCTTTAAACAAGACTATTACCATTATAAATAATAATATAATTATTATTATCATTCCAACTATTAAATATGGTATTAGCTCATTGATTGTATTAATTAGTATATCCAATCCCTTGTCATTCCTTTCATAATTGTTTCACGTGAAACATTAAGTATTAAATATTAATAATATCTAATATCCTTTGTAAATCCTCCTCTGAATAATATTCAATTTCTATTTTTCCCTTATTTTTTTTATTTGAAACATTCACCTTTGTTCCAAAATAGTTTTGAAGTTGATTCTTTATTTCCTTATAATATGGATTTAAATCATCACTTCTCCAAATAACTTTTTCTTTTTCCTCTTGCTCATTAAACCTCTTTATTAATCTCTCTAATTCTCTAACTGATAACTTTTCATCAATTACTTGTTGTGATAATTCATATTGTTTTTGTTTATCACTAATGGTAAGAAGAACTCTCCCATGCCCTTCTGAAAGAATACTTTCAATTATGTACTGTTGAACTCTTTCATCTAAATTTGTTAATCTCATTGTATTAGCAATTGCTACTCTTGATTTTCCAATTCTTTTGCTTAATTCTTCTTGTGTTATCTTAAAATCATTTAATAGCTTTCTATATGCTAATGCCTCTTCAATTGGATTTAAATCTTGACGTTGAATGTTCTCTATTAATGAAATTTCTAATATATCCCTCTCAGTTAATTCCATTATAATTGCAGGTACATCTTTTAATCCAGCCATTTTAGCAGCTCTCCATCTTCTTTCTCCAGCTACTATAATGTATTTATCCGCCATATACTTCCTTAAAATTAAAGGTTGAATTATACCATGAGCTTTAATAGATTCTGCCAACTCAGCTATTTTCTCAGAATCAAATAACTTTCTTGGTTGTTCTTCATCGCTTTTAATTTTATTTATTGAAATTAATATATTATTATTTTCTTCTCTAAAATCTTCAGGATCTTCAGGTATTAGTGCACCTAATCCTTTTCCTAAAGTGAATTTCTTTGCCATTTTTATCACCTACTGCCTTTTCAAAAATTCTTTAGTTAAT is a window encoding:
- the rplI gene encoding 50S ribosomal protein L9 yields the protein MKVILLQEIKKVGKKGDVIEASDGYARNFLFPRKLAQEASDSNMHILNNKRENERKEKLAQLEAAQKLAGELKGKEITIKAKAGESGKLFGAITSKDVAELIKAQYKIEIDKKKIIMDTIKLAGGYDIEVKIYPEVSTKMKVIIVPQA
- a CDS encoding DUF951 domain-containing protein, whose protein sequence is MIEVFNLGDIVEMKKQHPCGSSQFEIIRVGADIKIKCTGCGRIVMIPRGKFKKEAKKIVVNGEV
- the rpsF gene encoding 30S ribosomal protein S6, giving the protein MRKYETIFILSPLFDEETVKANIEKFKGVIENGGGTVDNVDFWGKRKLAYEIKKVGEGFYTLFSFTAGPELPKELDRVFRITDGVIRHIIVIEQV
- a CDS encoding mechanosensitive ion channel family protein, whose product is MESFVNMYFNSDTIISKIIQIIFVMIAMYFAIKMGKHLIKKFVERQVASSAMLSLDSQRAKTLGEVLKSVLNYSVYFMGIAIIVSILFGEISSTFTFTFASIGGIAVGLGAQSLIKDLINGFFILFENQFGVGDHVTLGNFNGIVKSIGIRTTVIIDFTGDINFIPNGSIIGVTNHSRNDIRFAVDVNISYEENIEKVISIIEITCNDFKSKNEEYISVPIEVSGVTALGTSSVTIRVVGKAKPLSQWKMENELRKEIKLTLDKNKIEMPYPKTQLSNESIGKDDKK
- the lonC gene encoding Lon family ATP-dependent protease encodes the protein MNSYDNVDLLQDILSGTLSLESQIEALFSITKNILDKGAFKARTVRFKLDKFIQSLDPCEKVFALNTILAEGKDLKITPKKDELQKAINKTVRLISDELAKRYVQSKIESQVEQSIMEKQEKYIDEVRLSVINKQKGTENKKTVSKLNNLIELDSRVTSKNIMSFLRPTNFSQVVGQERAIKSLISKLSSPYPQHIILYGPPGVGKTTAARIALDEVKKLSYTPFDDKSKFVEVDGTTLRWDPREITNPLLGSVHDPIYQGSKRDLAEVGIPEPKPGLVTQAHGGILFIDEIGELDSMLQNKLLKVLEDKRVEFSSSYYDPDDEMTPKYIKYLFDNGAPADFVLIGATTKSPSEINPALRSRCTEVYFEPLSSVDVVSIVEDAARKLNVRLEDGVAQKISNYTFEGRKAVNILTDTYGYGLHCSKERVDDLEIKLSDLDEVISIGRYTPFERLTNMNKREIGHVYGLGVSGFLGSTIEIEAAVFPAKKKGTGVVRFNDTAGSMAKDSVFNAASVIRNLTDKDIKDYDIHVNVIGGGKIDGPSAGAAITICIISSLLNKPIRQDIAVTGEISLKGKVKPVGGIFEKIYGARRMGIKLVLIPKDNEKEIPLNTEDIEVRTIEAIEELMDIAFN
- the rpsR gene encoding 30S ribosomal protein S18 — protein: MREEGNNSRRPGGRMRRTRKKVCAFCSDKSEFIDYKDINKLRKYVTERGKILPRRISGTCAKHQRELTSSIKRARNIALLPFTTE
- a CDS encoding DHH family phosphoesterase; amino-acid sequence: MNWITMLKRLFKPGLLITILIILFLYNYTGIGIIITIIYLIDNFNEMNYYLKKQNDDNELIRIIDNGISDNALKYIYPLALIKEDGELVWYNDLFNTLKLNEDDSEKNILSITRGLNLDNVLKYEDNLHQRLNINSKLYDVYATLIKTKSEKYLYLLSFNDITKLIDYETTQESVMLIEVDNFTDALDKTDENNRPLLVAEIERTINSYANNLKAMIKKYDTNKYVLSIQDKYIEDEIKQKFNIIEIISKIDKGNSIEVTLSIGVGKGGMSPLENYNNANLAKELALGRGGDQVVVKTNTDIKFFGGNTKEIEKRTKVKARVIARALGELIYESSKVYIIGHKNPDMDCFGSSVGLASVVKQLGKTCNIVLDNDTNAINYYLNKLNKESKYDDLFISVEDAKYELDSRTLVIIVDVHNNSYVADLPLVEKAARKVIIDHHRRSPDMIQHDILNYIEVYASSTSEMVTEIIQYMVDKPNLTRTEAEGLLAGIFMDTKGFSFKTGVRTFDAASFLKSLGADPIEVKKMFTDDLEDYLLIAETIKSAQVNDNTAIAITPKNIDTVIIAKAADELLNISGISVSFVLGEINNAIYISGRSVGDINVQVVLEALGGGGHMNIAGGMILNKTIEEVICELKEAMKNYLRIGE
- a CDS encoding MazG-like family protein, producing MRKDNFNIMTNIKIIEDLKAQLLCIIGEFFKLLTKGNNVAQDSILNCISGAIIILYILGEKLGYSFLDIDHVMKSKLDLGIRAEDQVEKEGKSLSKLKRYINDRRD
- a CDS encoding single-stranded DNA-binding protein yields the protein MNKVVLIGRLTKDPELRFTPGSGAAVTTLTLAIDKYNTKTGQKEADFVPVVVWGKQAESTANYMSKGGQVAISGRIQTRNYDAKDGTKRYVTEVVADQFGGVEFLGSKGSNNSSGNSFSNSNEYSAPANDTFGGGNFEEDITPVDDGDMPF